GCGGATCACGGCGAAGCTCGCGACGCTCGACGCGGACGAGCAGATCGCCTTCCCCCGGCTGCAGCAACTGCTCGAGATGACCGCCGGCAACCTGTCCACCCACCTGCAGCGCCTCGAGGAGGCCGAGTACGTGACCATCGAGAAGACCCACCAGGGACGCACCCCCGTCACCTACCTCGCCCTCACCCCGCGCGGACGCCGAGCGTTCGAGGACTACACCGCGACCCTCCGCGGCCTGATCGCGGGTGCCTCATGACCGCGCTCGCCGAACTGGATGCCGTGACGCGGCGCTACGGGAACCTGGTCGCACTCGACGAGGTGAGCCTCGCGGTCGACGAGGGCCGCATCCTGGGGCTGCTCGGGCCGAACGGCGCCGGCAAGACCACGCTGCTGTCGCTCGTGGCCGGCCTCATCCGCCCCACCTCGGGCACGGTGCGCCTCTTCGGGCGCGACCCGCGCGACGCCGCCGCCCGCGTCGGACTCGGCACGACCCCGCAGGAGACGGCGCTGCCGGCTCCCCTCAAGGTGGGCGAGGTGATCGACTTCGTGGGCGGGCACTTCCCGGACCGGGTGCCGACCGCTGAGCTCGCCGCCGAGTTCGGGCTCGAGGAGCTGCTGCGCCGCCAGACCGGTTCGCTCTCGGGCGGGCAGCGCCGGCGGCTGAGCGTCGCCCTCGCCTTCGTGGGCCGCCCGAAGCTCGTGCTGCTCGACGAACCGACCACGGGCCTCGACGTCGACGGACGCCACGTGCTGTGGGGGGCCATCCGCCGCCAGCGCGAAGCCGGCGCGGCGATCGTCGTCACGAGCCACTACCTGGAGGAGATCGAGGCGCTCGCCGAGCGGGTGGCGGTCGTCACGGGCGGTCGGATCGCCGCCGACGGCGAACTCGCGACGATCATCGCGAACGCCGGCACCCGATGGGCGAGCCTCACGAGCGCCGCCCCGGATCGGGTGGCCGCGCTGCCGGAGGTGGCCGGTTCGCGCATCGACGGCGACCACGTCGAGCTCTCCCTGCACGACGCCGACGCCTTCGTGCGCGCGCTCGTGGCATCCGCTCTGCCGTTCACGGGGCTGCAACTGCGCAGCGCCACCCTCGAGGAGGCCTTCCTCTCGATCGTGAAGGAGAGCGCCGCATGATCGGCACCATCCGCCTGGGCGCCCTGCACACCCGCTACCTGCTCGTCGAGACCTTCCGGGTGCCGATGGCCGTCATCGGCGCGTTCGCGTTCCCCGCGCTGTCGTTCCTGTTCTTCGTGGTGCCGCAGCGCGCGGTCGCCGAGGTGCCGCTGCTCGCGACCCAGGCCGTCATCCAGCTGTGCGTGTTCGCCGTGATGGCGAACGCGCTCTTCGGCTACGGTCTCTCGATCGCGCAGGCCCGGGAGACGCCGTGGGAGCCGTACCTGCGCACCCTGCCGGCGCCCGCGGCATCCCGCATCATCGGCCAGGTGTTCTCGACGGGCACCATCGGCCTGCTCGCGATCGTCCCGGTCGTGCTGCTCGGGGCGTTCCTCACCGAGGCGGAGGCGGATGCCGGGAGCATCGTGCGCGGACTCGTCGCGCTCGCGCTCACCTCGCTGCCGTTCGTGTTCGCGGGCATCTCGATCGGCTACGCCCTGCCGGCGAAGGCGGCGATCGCGGTCGTGCAGGTCGTGATGTTCACGCTCGCCTTCGCGGGTGGCCTGTTCCTGCCGCCGCAGCTGTTCCCCGACTGGCTCGACACCCTGTCGCGTGCGCTGCCCTCGCGGCAGGCCCGGGAGCTCGTGGTGTGGGCGGTGCAGGGCGGCGAGCTGCCCGGCTGGGAGCTGCTGGGGGCGGTCGCCTGGGCGCTCGTGCTCCTCGTGCTCGCCCTCGTGCTGTTCCGTCGCGACGAGGGGCGCCGCTTCCGCTGAGCGCCCGCAGGTGGTGCGGTTTCGGCTGGATGGCACCGGCGAAGCCGCGCCATCCAGCCGAAACCGCACCATGCTGGGGTGTCGGGCGCCCGGCGCGGGCCGCGGGGGCGATGACAGGATGGATGCATGACGGTTCCCCTCATCACGCTCAACGACGGCCACACCATCCCCCAGCTCGGTTTCGGGGTGTACAAGGTCGATCCGATCCAGACGGAGCGGATCGTGACGGACGCGCTCGAGGTCGGGTACCGGCACATCGACACGGCGGCGCTCTACCAGAACGAGGAGGGCGTGGGGGCCGCGATCGCGTCGTCCGGCATCCCGCGCGAGGAGCTGTTCGTGACCACGAAGCTCTGGAACTCCGACCAGGGAACGCAGTCGGTGTTCGACGCCTTCGACGCGAGCGTCGAGAAGCTCGGCCTCGACTACGTGGACCTGTATCTCATCCACTGGCCGCGCCCCGACCTCGACCGCTACGTCGAGACCTGGCACGCGTTCGAGCAGCTGCGCGACTCGGGGCGGGTGCGCTCGATCGGCGTCTCGAACTTCCAGCGCGGGCACCTCGAGCGCCTCGTCGCCGAGTCGGACACGGTGCCGGCGGTCAACCAGATCGAGCTGCACCCCGCGTTCGCGCAGGTGGAGCTGCGGGAGTTCGGGGAGTCGATCGGTGTGCGCACCGAGTCGTGGGGGCCGCTCGGCCAGGGCCGCTACGACCTGTTCGGCGAGCCGGCCGTCGCGGCGGCGGCGCAGGCGCACGGGGTGAGCCCCGCGCAGGCGGTCATCCGCTGGCACCTGCAGCACGGCATCATCGTGTTCCCGAAGTCGAACGCGCGTGAGCGCATCGCCGAGAACTTCGACGTCTTCGGTTTCGAGCTGACGGCGGATGAGGTGGCGGCGATCGACGCGATCGACCGCGGGCAGCGTGGCGGCCCGAACCCCGACACCGACGTCTTCTGAGCTCCCCGAAAGTACGTACTTCTGGGCTCTGTGCCCCCGATTTCGGCCCATAAGTACGTACTTTCGGGGAGAGGGCTAGATGTTCTTCCCCGACACGTTGTGAACGGCTGAGGTGAGCGAAGACCTCCGGGAACGATGTGGGTAACCACACTCAGATCGTTTCCACGGAGGTCTTCGTGACTCACGCTAACGCGCCGTTTACTCCGGAGGGCAGGGCGCGCCTTGCTCGTCTCATCGTCGATCAGGGCTGGCCGGTGCGGCGGGCTGCTGAGCGGTTCCAGTGCTCCCCGGCGACGGCTTCCCGTTGGGCGTGCCGCTACCGCGCCGGGCTGCCGCTGACCGATCGCAGCTCCCGACCGCACCGCAGCCCGTCGCGCTCGTCCCAGCGACTCGAGCGACGCATCGTCGCGTTGCGCTTCACCCGCCGTTGGGGTCCGCACCGCATCGGCTATCACCTCGGTGTTCCCCGCTCGACGGTCGGACGCGTTCTCGCCCGCTATCGGATGCCGCGACTTGTCCACGTCGATCAGGCCACCGGGCTGCCTGTTCGCGCGCCGAAGCCGGTCCGCTACGAGGTCGCCGCGCCGGGAGAGCTCGTCCATGTCGATATCAAGAAACTCGGTCGCATCCCGGATGGCGGCGGCTGGCGCATCCATGGTCGCGGTTCGACCCAGGATCGACGAGCCGGCTCGGCCCGGGATCGAGCCGCACGTCGCGGCGCGTCCCCTTCGCGCGGCTACACCTTCCTGCACCACGCGGTCGATGACCACTCCCGGCTCGCCTACTCCGAGCAACTCCCCGACGAACGCAAAGAGACCGCGGCCGGCTTCTGGCTCCGAGCCGCAGCGTTCTTCGCCGAGCACGGCATCACCGTCACCGCCGTGATGACCGACAACGGCTCCTGCTACCGATCACGCGCCTTCGCCGCCGCACTCGGCAACATCCAGCACCGCTGGACACGCCCCTACCGGCCGCAGACCAACGGCAAGGTCGAACGCTTCAACCGCACCCTCGCCACCGAGTGGGCCTACGCCGAGGCATACTCATCCGAGGCCACCCGCTCAGCCACCTACGCCGACTGGCTCCATCACTACAATCACCACCGACCCCACACCGGAATCGGCGGTCTCGTCCCCGCAGCCCGCGTTCACAACCTCACGGGGAAGAACAGCTAGAGGGGGATGACGGTGCGCTCGCCGCGCGGGGTCGCCACGAGCAGCTCGGCGAGGCCGGCCTCGGCGAACGCCTTCTCGAGGTCGGCGCGGCTCTCCGAGAAGTGCGCCCAGTCCTCCACGTGCACGCCCACGACGGCCCGCGCCCCCAGCAGCTCGGCGGCGCGCGCCGCCTTCGCCGAGGTGAGGGTGAGCGCGAGCGGCACCGGGGCCACGCGGGCCGCCCCCGCGAACAGGAACGCCACATCCACGGTCCCGAACCGCTTCACGGCACGGCGGATGAGCGGCAGGGATGAGTTGTCGCCCGAGACGTAGACGGTGGGCTCACCGGGGGCGGTGAGCAGGAAGCTCGTCACCGGTCCGACGGCGGCGCGCAGCAGGCGCGGTCCGTGGCGTCCGGGGAGCGCCGTCACCGTGACCTCCCCCAGCTGGTGGGTCTGCCACGGGCGCAGTCCGATGACGGGCGTGCCGAGCGCGGCCTCCGCCTGCGGGGTGGACAGCATGACGGGCGCGCGCAGCGCCACCTCCTTGCCGGTGTCGTCGAAGTTGTCGGCGTGGCCGTGGTGCGAGACGAGCACGAGGTCGACGGGCCCGACGGCGGCCGCCGGCAACCCCGGTCCCGCGGTCTTCTCGAGCCCCGCCTGCACATACCGCTTCGGCTCGTCGAAGGTCGGGTCGATGAGGATGCGCAGCCCGGCATACTCCAGCAGGGTGGACGGGCCGCCGATGTAGGTCACGGCCGGGGGAGTGGTGGTCGGCATAGGCTGAAGCCTATGGCGAACCGCCTGGCGTCCGCGATCAGCCCCTACCTGGTCGGTCACGCGGAGAATCCGGTGGATTGGTGGCCGTGGGGCGAGGCGGCTTTCGCCGAGGCCGCCCGCCGCGACGTGCCCGTGCTCGTCTCGATCGGCTACGCCACCTGCCACTGGTGCCACGTGATGGCGCGCGAGTCGTTCTCCGACCCGGAGCTCGCCGCGTACCTCAACGCGCAGGTCGTGTCGATCAAGGTGGACCGCGAGGAGCATCCCGAGGTGGATGCCGCCTTCCTCGCGGCGGCGAGCGCCTTCACGCCGCAGCTCGGCTGGCCGCTCACGGTGTTCGCGACCCCCGAGGGGCGGGTGTTCTACGCGGGCACCTACTTCCCGCCGCAGCCGGTGCGCGGGGTGCCGTCGTTCCGGCAGGTGCTGGAGGCGATCGTCGAGGCGTGGGCGGATCGCCGCGCCGAGGTGGAGGCGACGGGCGCCGCGGTGGCGGAGGCGCTCGCGGCTCGGCCCGATCCGGGTGCGGGTGCGTTGCCTGCGGAGCACGCGCTCGCCGCCGCGGTCGCCGAGCTCGCGACCTTCGAGGATCCGCAGTTCGGCGGTTTCGGGGCGGACGCCAAGTTCCCGAACGCCCCCGTCATCGCGTTCCTCGCCGAGC
The Protaetiibacter larvae DNA segment above includes these coding regions:
- a CDS encoding transcriptional regulator — protein: MSESLDPVIHAAARLRITAKLATLDADEQIAFPRLQQLLEMTAGNLSTHLQRLEEAEYVTIEKTHQGRTPVTYLALTPRGRRAFEDYTATLRGLIAGAS
- a CDS encoding ABC transporter ATP-binding protein → MTALAELDAVTRRYGNLVALDEVSLAVDEGRILGLLGPNGAGKTTLLSLVAGLIRPTSGTVRLFGRDPRDAAARVGLGTTPQETALPAPLKVGEVIDFVGGHFPDRVPTAELAAEFGLEELLRRQTGSLSGGQRRRLSVALAFVGRPKLVLLDEPTTGLDVDGRHVLWGAIRRQREAGAAIVVTSHYLEEIEALAERVAVVTGGRIAADGELATIIANAGTRWASLTSAAPDRVAALPEVAGSRIDGDHVELSLHDADAFVRALVASALPFTGLQLRSATLEEAFLSIVKESAA
- a CDS encoding ABC transporter permease — translated: MIGTIRLGALHTRYLLVETFRVPMAVIGAFAFPALSFLFFVVPQRAVAEVPLLATQAVIQLCVFAVMANALFGYGLSIAQARETPWEPYLRTLPAPAASRIIGQVFSTGTIGLLAIVPVVLLGAFLTEAEADAGSIVRGLVALALTSLPFVFAGISIGYALPAKAAIAVVQVVMFTLAFAGGLFLPPQLFPDWLDTLSRALPSRQARELVVWAVQGGELPGWELLGAVAWALVLLVLALVLFRRDEGRRFR
- a CDS encoding aldo/keto reductase, which encodes MTVPLITLNDGHTIPQLGFGVYKVDPIQTERIVTDALEVGYRHIDTAALYQNEEGVGAAIASSGIPREELFVTTKLWNSDQGTQSVFDAFDASVEKLGLDYVDLYLIHWPRPDLDRYVETWHAFEQLRDSGRVRSIGVSNFQRGHLERLVAESDTVPAVNQIELHPAFAQVELREFGESIGVRTESWGPLGQGRYDLFGEPAVAAAAQAHGVSPAQAVIRWHLQHGIIVFPKSNARERIAENFDVFGFELTADEVAAIDAIDRGQRGGPNPDTDVF
- a CDS encoding IS481 family transposase; translation: MTHANAPFTPEGRARLARLIVDQGWPVRRAAERFQCSPATASRWACRYRAGLPLTDRSSRPHRSPSRSSQRLERRIVALRFTRRWGPHRIGYHLGVPRSTVGRVLARYRMPRLVHVDQATGLPVRAPKPVRYEVAAPGELVHVDIKKLGRIPDGGGWRIHGRGSTQDRRAGSARDRAARRGASPSRGYTFLHHAVDDHSRLAYSEQLPDERKETAAGFWLRAAAFFAEHGITVTAVMTDNGSCYRSRAFAAALGNIQHRWTRPYRPQTNGKVERFNRTLATEWAYAEAYSSEATRSATYADWLHHYNHHRPHTGIGGLVPAARVHNLTGKNS
- a CDS encoding MBL fold metallo-hydrolase — its product is MPTTTPPAVTYIGGPSTLLEYAGLRILIDPTFDEPKRYVQAGLEKTAGPGLPAAAVGPVDLVLVSHHGHADNFDDTGKEVALRAPVMLSTPQAEAALGTPVIGLRPWQTHQLGEVTVTALPGRHGPRLLRAAVGPVTSFLLTAPGEPTVYVSGDNSSLPLIRRAVKRFGTVDVAFLFAGAARVAPVPLALTLTSAKAARAAELLGARAVVGVHVEDWAHFSESRADLEKAFAEAGLAELLVATPRGERTVIPL